The genomic window TAACCCCTCAAATTGCACccaaatttttaaattcatactTAGAATGAACAGATTCCATAAAATTAAGGTGCTGTTTATTGCCAAGTCCCCTCCCTTTAAATGCCATGCTCTGTCTTAGAAAAATGCATGAATCTGTGGGAGAAATCTACTTTCAAAGCAGAGTAGTATTTGATATTATTAACAGAAAATGTCTGCTATATAAATTTGTTTGGGTTTCAACATATTTTGCTGCTGCTTCTAGGATGAAGAGTAGAATATATCAAGGTGAGTTGATATTTTGCTTGTATCCAAAAAGTAAGAGAAAGACTGACAGATTAATTTGGGGCATGTTATGCTGTGCTCTGAAAGACTTTGATCATCAACGTTACTGGCAAGAATTGGTTTCAAATAAAAGAACTGTGGCAATTAGAGATGAGACCAGTTTGTGTGAACAACTTTAACTACGaaaagtctctttttttttccttaatctggcagacaattttcttttaaattctgactTTCAGATTTTCTGAGTTCTATTTGTCTCTGGATTGTATCCAATCAATAGGTGAAAGTAAAGCATACTTCTAATGTGATGAACATTttcatgaaatgaaataaatagtaACGGGTATGGCTGGAGAATGAACGATAGAATTTGttattacaatttaaaatttaagtagaCTCAGGTTTTCACAATGGTTAGTATTCTAAGGGTATCTTTTTACTCAAATCCTATTTTTACTTGATTTTCAATCTAACTTAATGTGTATGAGAATTTTGAATTAGTTCCCATTGTCTAGAAATCTGCAAAACCTATGGTATACATCAAATAACAACCTGACAACCATATAATATTTGATGATCTGAGCTGGATAGAGAGGatctaaaacaataaaagcagAAGACAAAATCTGGAAGAAGGAGGGAACAGAAACATTGAAGAACGGATCATTTGTCTTTCTAACTCTGTGACTTGAACCACCTGAGAATGACAGGAATACAAGAGATGAGATAAAGTTGAAATTGCCCCTAAGAATCCTCTTTACACCAAGAGTGAGGAGAGCATATGCTTTACATCTAAGTTGGTGAAAAAAGATGAGAATTCAGAGGATCGTGGTTAAAGACAGTTGCAATGAAGCCTAGGGACACTTCATGTTTATATCCTCATGTTTCAGACTTTTTGAAAAAGTCACAGTGCTTAGAGACAGTCCAGTTGCACTGTAATACTATTATCTGTGGATGTTCCTCAAGTGGTGGGGGATAGAGAGTGGCTGGCTTTCATAATGTAGGCCAAGATCTCCATGTTTATGAGATTTGGCTGGACTAATGAATAGCAATATCATTCTTTGATTTTCACCGATTCACTCAGGTAACATTTTGTGATTCTAAGGTTATACTATAAAGTATACTATTTGCCAGGCTAACTTCTGATATcttctgagttgtttttttttttttttttggtttttcgagatagggtttctctgtggctttggagcctgtcctggaactagctcttgtagaccaggctggtctcgaactcacagagatccgcctatctctgcctcccgagtgctgggattaaaggcgtgcgccaccatcgcccggcgagtttttttttttttttttttacaataattcAGCAATATTTTTAGTAGGCTTTGAATTAAACAAAAGGTATCTTTACTAACTTGGTTTAGACATTTCAGCTTTAATTTCTAAAGAACAGACCAATTACACGCAAGCACAGGTTTAACATATAAATATGTTAAAGAAGCTTTGCATGAGTGCTTCTTTGAGGACCATcactgaggcagaaggaaaagaTGTGGTCTCAGCAGCGGCTTTTGAGCATTCGGCACTTCAGGAGCTTCAGATACATTTCCACGTCATTGGAGTCACTTCCCAAGCAGCGAAACAAGTTATAAAAGGCAAAATATCTAGTGTCTCTATAGGGCGACTGCAAATGTTCCAATTCAGACCAGAGTGGGGCATTCACATTTCCTCCAAGAGCAAATTTAGCCTAGTTATGAAAATAATAGTTAAGCATTAATTATAGATGAGATTTGGGATCCtatttcttctacatgttaaatTCAATTTTATGAGAAGTTAATATTGTAACATTCAGTCAAACCCATGCATTTTCATCTATGTGGGAGAGGACTTAAAATATGCTAGTCATTTAAAACTAGAAATGGGACCGATTGATATATTGTGTGGCATGAAATTGATGTCCACTgaagtttgtttatttggggtgtTGTAAATCTGGTTCCCAATTGAAAAACTTTCCCCAAGACAAAGTGGCAGTTTCAAAAgactcaaaagaaaaatccacaaTTTCATGTTGGGGAGTACATTCTTTGAAGATTCTCAAGGCTCTACCCATCTTCACAGACTCAATAAACAACTTCCAGCTGTGTAAATGCTGTCCTGCTGAATTCGAGGGAGAAGCTCTCTCAGACCCGTTGAGCGCAATGCAAGTTTTGCAGAGAGGCTACAGTTTCAACTTTCATGGTGGTCACCTGTGTTGGGGATTGGGGCTGGGACTTTTCTGTGATCCCGCTGCTTTTAAGTCGCCCAGTCTCTTTTCAGTAACTCAACTTGGTAGACCACtaataaaatattcattgttTCACCAAATTGGACTTCATTGTAGTTGTGACTTTGTTCTGCCATGGGTGCCCTTTCTGGGGTGAATAGAGCCGCTTGTCTTGTGTCTCCCCAGTGATGGGGGAAActatcaaccaatcacatctaatTAGGGTGTGGCTACCTGGGGCCCAAGTAGAAATACTGGGAGATCCAGGTGCACCGCTTTCTCTCTGTGCGGTGCTCGCTGGATCTATTGGATTTTGGACTTCCCACTCTTGTAGCGTGGGTTTCCCCTTTTCAACTATTGAAAATAATAACTgttgttcttgagctggtctATTATTTATTGTGCCGACCTAATTCGTCAGCACCCCAGGACAACTCTCACACAGCACAGGGGCAGACAGATGGGGAGCTAGTAATATGATATCAAGGATCATGGAGGGGTAGAATAAATTTTGCCAGTTattgaaatttatatttcttcGAATGTCCCTGACATGTTTATGTGTTTTATAGATTCAGACACCACcctctcattcttttcttcctttctactaAATAAATACCCCCTAGAGTGTATGTGTACAAATCCATAGGGACCCTGAGAATTTGGAATTGGTGCCTAAGATATAGCAAGTTGAGCATTGACAGTAATACGAACTGCTGCCACAGTTACACATCTGTCTTTTGGTCTAGAAAGGTACTTTCCAAATAACTGTGAGGAACAACTGTTCTCTTCTGAGATCCCCGAGATTTGAGCGGCTGATGGAGTGCCTTTGAGAAGGTTGGCATTCTGAGTAGTAGTGAGGATACTGACTTAACTGCATACCCCGGTTTCTTTGCAGCAAAGGGAAGTGTTTGAAAATTCATTTGTCATTATACAGGTTACCTCATTCATGTGTGAAAAAGATGAAGAACTTTAGAAGCTGCTCACCTTGCAGGCGATCTTTTTCATGGACTCGAGGAGATATCTGTTTATAGTCTTTATCTCCAAGGCTTTCGTGAGGATGGGAGGAGTGCAGCCCAGTTTGTCAGCCATTTCCGCCCACAGGTGGTGCAGCGCATCCACCCAGGCTTGCAATAGAGTGTGCGCCAGTGTCAGTAGGACTTCAGACTAAGCAAGCACAATTGAACAATCTCATCAGAACAAAGGAAACGCAGTTGAGTTAGATAGAGACAGGCAGTTGATGCTCTAGTAGCTGAGATGGGCTCTTCCTTGGTTATTCATAGGCTTATTTAGAACATTCTTTTGGTATAGATTTTATTAAGCTTCAACTGTAGCCAATGTCCTCATGCTATAGAATTTTGACAAAGTTAAATTCAGAAATATCAGAGGAGTGTTTTATGAAGTTTCTAGGCAAGTAATAACTCTTAGCAATtgtcatttcttccttgactttcctctttctcttattGTGTTATTAATATCATTATAAGTAATGAACAAAAATATAGACATACAAAATGCTGGTAACACCAAGAAAAATGACAAAGGTGGAATTTATCTTGGGGAAACTTTGGATTTGTGATAATGttcactgtaaatcatttaggtTGCTTCACAGAAGGGAATCAGAAGTGAGAGACAACAAACATAAGTAGAGTCAGCACTGCACACAAACTCATCCCAAGAGCAGCTTGTTTTATCTTGAGGAGCATCAGGCTGCATTTTACACGACCCCTTTCCTCAAGTGACCTCTAGACTTATAGTTATGGCATAGGGAAGGATAGGGAGGttagagaggagagggaaattaTGTAAAGAAATAGAAGTAGATCCAGGGAAGACATAAATGCCAAGAATAGATGATAAAGTGTTCAGTAATGTTAAAGTCTGCCAACACAGGAACCCATGTAGCATATGAGGAACCCAATGCCATTAGTGCTTCATTTGCAGATACATccatacatctatttatttattaaagatttctgcctcttccccgccaccgcctcccatttcccttcccctccatacaTCTTTAACCATGAACTCAGAGTTGGCTCACACTTAATACAAATCACTAAGTGCAATATCAGGCGCAAGGCATTAGTAAAATGGGTGTTCTGAATGGATAGTGTATGGATCTGctataatattacttaacaatGACTTCATGTAATTTTTTCCAATGGGATTGGTTCTTTTTGATTTGTCattccttttctaatttttattcttttctacatGATTACCATATACTATTATACTGTCATATAATGTAAGTAATAAAAGTGCATGGGAAAGCCAGTGTACTGCTTCAGTTGTTTTGGTAGCAAATCAAAGCTGAGAACTCACTTCAATATTTTGTGCTTGCTCCTTGTTTTTTGGTCTAGAGAGGGAAGAAGTGTGGCATCTGATGATCCTCTTGTTAAACCCCCGGCCTTGGGCATAAAATTTATTCTGAAATGATGAAACGTTCAATTAGTTGTCATTTCTAAGTTGAGTAAATGAACCAATGACTTGGgcattaatgttttaaaattaaataaccttgaaatgaaaataaggaaTGAGGCAAGCAActttttattgacttattttcactttaattATAGTCTCTTTTTTGATTATTCTGGTTTTCTAATCTCTCAATCTCCTTCCCTTCTTGTTACTTTTATCTTTTCTAAACATTACTATGTGGCAAGCAGGCACTAAAACCTCATCTATGGTCGCCTGTTTAACTACTCTCAGACAGATGGCATATTGCCTTCAAATACCTTCACCATGACCATGAATACGAGATCTACCTTCAACTCTAAACTAGACCCGCCATCTTAAGCTCAGGTCTTGAAATTCATTCTAGGATAGTTCTTAGCATTTGTTGGTTTCTGATGttacttgcttatttttcttcttcatcaacTATTTTTAGTCTTTTAATTTCTAGTCAACCACCTAAATTCATTGTGAAACAGTTCTTCTTTATTGGAAATTTATTGTGTCctaaatgaaaaacattaaagGACCTATGTCTCCTATACAAAAGAATAGAAAACCACAGTTTTATACTCATGAGTTTTGTACTAGAAGAGGAAGTTGAAGGAAAAGttaaaatattgagaaaaaattATTGTATTCTTATCAAGCATTTTGCATTTTATCAAACTGTGCTGTTCTTCTACTTCACATTTCAGTAGCTTAAGGTTATCCCTGTGAAGGTATATTATGTTGAGATCAGCCCGTGATGCTTTTCTGATTTCTGCTATGAAAAACACAATGTAAAGACTTCAGAGATCAGCAAGGATACTTACAACGTAAGTGGACAGTTCTGAAATTAGGTGATTCATATCCTGGCTTGACTTGATTGCCCAATTCAACATGTTTCCAGTGGGTGAGTGGTAGGAGATATTCCACACTGTAACATCCACAGAAGAGGTCTTATTCGCCCCCTGGACCATGGACACCAGCAGCAAGAGCAGTGTCCCTGTTAAAGAAGAAGATCACTCTGAGGTCTCTTCCTATGAGGCTATCAAGAGTCACCCTGTCTGGGCAAGCATAAGATGCTCCCGGTGTCTTCCCTGACATAAATCGGTACTTCTTGTCTGGGTGGAGGAATAGCCTCTTCTGTGGTATATATTCAACTAAGTAATTATATCTGCACAGGTGTGTAGcttgaaaagaaaatggatgaCTATCTTGCATCTTCTATTACTTTTAAGaatgcttttctatttttccaaACATTTTTACCTTAACTTAAAGCTGAACCAGGGTGAGCTAGTCCTTCTCTTTAAGTAGATTAATGTCTGGGGGTTTCTGGTTGTTTTTCAGTGTGAAATTCTCAGTAGTTTGTCCTTTTTAATTCAGTGTCAAGTAGAAACATTTTGGGCACTGTTGTGTCAAGGAGGGTGTAGTTCATGGTTTCGTTCATTTTGTTTGTCTGATTTAAATAAAGACATGGTGCCAGCATTGCTGACAAGGAGGATGAAGGCAGCTCAGCCATGACTACAATGTCATAGTATGAATTTTCTCTCTCACCCACAGTCATGTTATAGCTTTGTTGCTTCGTCAAAACCTTCAGCTCATTTCCTCTGAATCTGATGCCTACAATAACTTTCTGAGTATTCTGGACCTTCATAACTATGatgacattttattattaaaaatggtGTACAAAGTTGCCTGATTGTCCATCGTCCTAGGACCAGTATGTGGAGACAGAACAAGTGCATTGTGGACTTTCCATTTTTCTTGTCACACCTTGCACAGCTGTGAACGCTCACTGTGCATCTTTGCATACCCTACATATCTGTGAACTCTCATTGTGTGACTTTGTAGTCCTGAGCCTCTTGAAGTTGAAGGCTATCTGAAGTTATTTGCCTTACATAGAAAGAGTGACACATTGCTTGTAGATCGCCTAGGAGTCTGTCTGAAGTTATTTGCCTTACATAGAAAGAGTGACACATTGCTTGTAGATCGCCTAGGAGTTCTGTGTAGCGCAAACCTTTTTAGTTTGTGACAATGCTAACTGATGCTTTCGTTATCATCATCGGTTCACTTTTAGTTATATTGACTGATACATAGTTGTAACATATTAATAATTTGTACTTTCAAAAGGATGAACaggtttgtatgtatatatgtatgaaatttaaGTCTATCTTCATTAGTCACATTAACCTGAAAGATTTCTGATACAAAATGTGAGTTTAAGACCCTAATGTTCACATAACTTTTGATAACTGCAGCTGGAAATTTCCAACATAAAAATAGGGAATTGGTAAAGATTCATGCATAGTAAAACCCCTAAAcagaaatactaaaaaaaatcCTTGATATGCCAAGAATCATGAAGCATATAAATCAATCTTCAAAAtcttgctaaaaataaaatatcatcaaATAATTTATATCACAtatgttaaagtttaaaaattcatAGCAATTTCCCAAATTTATTTGTGTACAACATATATCTCTCTATAAAACATGCCTATAAATATTCATTATATGTATTATCTGTAGGACTATCACAGCCTAAGATATTGTAACATCCATCTTATCATTATTACTAATACTTAAAAATGTCATGAAGACTCTAGAGACAAATTCTTAATccttacatgtttttcttttgaagtgGTATTTTGAcagaatgaaattttcaaagcTGTGTGGTCTGCATATCTGTTAGGCTTGTCTAAATCAGTCATCTCCACTGAAAAGCTCTTTAGATTCATTCCTATATAGCAACACGTGGAGGTGACCCCAGAAATATTACCACCCATAGACTCTTGTATTCTCATTTTAGCAagtgtctttatttcttcaattttacatttttgttcatCCCGTGCTTTGTAATGGAAGTGCCACAGAAATGTTCTCATTTTCCACACACTTGGCATAAGAAACTCTACCGTTTCCTAACTCAGGTCAAAGAAAGCATCAACTGACACTAAAAGCATAGGACGTTTAAACTAAGCTTGGTAAAATAATGCACTTCTTAATCTTATCTCAAGGAACATGAGTAAAAGCAATACTTACAGAAGCAACATTGCTGAGTCAAAGACAGATGCATCTCTGAAACGTCTCCCTGCAGCGTGGATACCCAAGGAGGAGGCTTCTGTTCAATTAAGTTTCCACATCTTATATACTTAACCACACCACCTTCAGGCCACACACTGCTGGGGAATTGGGGGAAGAGTATCCACAATCTCAGTGAGATTCCTGTGACTCTACTCCCTTAGGGAATTGTAACGGCCTCATGGCCAGAGACCTAGTTATATGTACATTCCTTTGCTTATTTCTTAGCCATGGCTGaagaagaaattatattaaagGTCAACACAAGGAGAATTACGGTGCCTTAACACTtggactttttcttttgattctcaTACAGCTATGCCACCTCTGTAATTTTCTCAGATCCTCAGTGGtatgatatatttatttcatcagTTTCCTAGCATTTGAACACCAGGCAAAAATcacttatttttaagtttaacATTTAAAAGGCTTTGCCAATATCAACGGAATACTATAAAAAAATTAGCTCTATATCTTAGACTGAAACTAGAAGTAATATATAGTTGCAAAAACACATTTATACgacttcttatttgtttatttgtttgtttgtttatttgtttgagatagggtttctctgtaactttggagcctgtcctagaactaatttgtgtagaccaggctggcctcaaactcacagagatctgtctgcctctgcctcccgagtgctgggattaaagtgccaccactgctcatttttatttgtttgtttgtctttggtaAAAGATAGTTTAATGGGGACATTATATCCTTTTAGTGAAGCAACTGTTAAAGCTTCCCTGTTGGAATCTAGGGCATTCTTGTCAGATTTGCAGCCATCATTGTGGCTGAAGAAAACATTAGTTCCTTCTGTAGACCTAGGTTTAAATACAATCAAAATGTAGTTGACTCTTCACCCAAGAGTTATATCACATTGAACCAATTTATCATCCAAATTTGAATTCATCTTGAATGAATTGTGTTAACGAAAGGTGCGTTAGATTTTTTGACATACTTGATCCCAGTAACAAGCTTCATGTTGTCTGGCATCAGGAAATTTAGACAGCATCATGGGACCTTCTGCTTAGTCTCCCCTTTTTTCTTCAGAGTTATGTGGTATCTCTAGTATTAATCTAACCTTTCAGTTTTGGTATGATCCAGGAGCAAAGGCAACAGACTGCGTGGTGTGATGGTCCATAAGGACCTCTCTAGTTGATACTGCGTAATAAGTCAATTGCTCTCAACTGGAGTCTTTCAATAAGCTTATGCCTTGTGGGAATGCTTTTTCCTACCATGTCTGCTATCTTTTCTGTTCCTGTAATTGGATTTTCATATTGATTTGATACTGGATATTAATATTATGAATGCAATGCTTTTCAGTGCATGAAGACAATCTCTAAAGGGGCACTGTTGTTTGTTTCAAACAAATGCAAATTGATAATCGTATTCGGAGTCTAAAGAAATGTGACACAAAACAAGAAATGATCTCACAGTTTGTTCCAGTTTCTTCCAAAGAGCATCCTGGGTACAGTGCATGGGTGAGGGATGCTATGTTATTTAGCTTTTAGTAATGCACGCTCATTCCTCATTAGTCCATTTCCTCCTCATCCTGTGGCGTTTCTGCAGGACCATGGATCCAAGCAGCTA from Microtus pennsylvanicus isolate mMicPen1 chromosome 4, mMicPen1.hap1, whole genome shotgun sequence includes these protein-coding regions:
- the LOC142848805 gene encoding prolactin-4A1-like encodes the protein MHLSLTQQCCFWTLLLLLVSMVQGANKTSSVDVTVWNISYHSPTGNMLNWAIKSSQDMNHLISELSTYVNKFYAQGRGFNKRIIRCHTSSLSRPKNKEQAQNIESEVLLTLAHTLLQAWVDALHHLWAEMADKLGCTPPILTKALEIKTINRYLLESMKKIACKAKFALGGNVNAPLWSELEHLQSPYRDTRYFAFYNLFRCLGSDSNDVEMYLKLLKCRMLKSRC